GCAACTAATAATGGTTTACGATTATATTTTTTACGTAAAACATTTGCTAATTTCCCAGAAGTTGTTGTTTTACCAGCACCTTGCAAACCGACCATCATAATGACAGTAGGTGGCTTCGTATTAAATTTAATCGGGCTTTGTTCGCCGCCCATCAGCTCCGTTAATTCGTCTTGAACGATTTTAATTACTTGTTGACCTGGTGTTAAGCTTTGCATAACGTCTACGCCAACAGCACGTTCACTTACCTTTTTAACGAATTCTTTGACTACTTTTAAGTTAACATCCGCCTCGATTAAAGCAAATCGGACTTCACGCATCATTTCTTTTACGTCTTGTTCCGATACTTTCCCTTTACCTTTAATCTTTTGGATCGTTCCTTGGAGTCGTTCCGCTAATCCTTCAAAAGCCACTGCTTTCGCCTCCTAATCCCATTCTTTCAACTGCTCAATAAGCGCCAATTGCTCCTCAACCGGCATACTTTTTTCCGTAATCCCAGCTGTAAGTCGCGCAAGCATTTGCGTGCGTTGTTGAAATTTTTCCAGTAAACATAGTTTTTCTTCATATTCTTCAAGCATCGCTTCAGTTCGACGAATATTATCATAAACAGCTTGACGTGAAATCCCATACGATTCAGCGATTTCTCCAAGTGAGTTATCGTCTAAATAATAGAGTTCCATATAACTTCTTTGCTTATCTGTTAATAATGCTTGATAAAAGTCGAAGAGAAAGTTCATGCGTGTTGTTTTTTCAAGTAGCATCGAGTTTCTCCCCCCGTTGTTTGTCATTTGTATCATAACGAAAAGCGCCCGTCTGTGTCAAGGTAATCTCCTTGTCTAAAAGCCTTCTATTAGCTGATTTAAGTAATCTTCCATCATTAGCTAGTATTTCTCTTTTAAACAACACATTTCACCTTTTTACAGTCGAGCGCCCATTCTATCCACTACAAAATAGCTATCGTTAATCTTCGCTATTTTGTAGCTCTTTATCTAAACCTTCTGCAAACAAGCCATATACATAACGTTCTGCATCAAATGGCTGTAAATCGTCCATCTTTTCACCAAGACCTACGAATTTCACAGGAATGTGCAATTTATTTCGAATGGCTAGCACAATACCACCCTTTGCAGTACCATCAAGTTTCGTCAAGACAATACCTGTTACGTTTGTTACTTCTTTAAACGTTTGAGCCTGCACAAGCGCATTTTGACCAGTAGTCGCATCTAGTGCTAACAATACCTCATGAGGTGCATTTGGTATTTCCCGCGAAATAACACGATGTACTTTTTCAAGCTCATTCATTAAGTTCACTTTGTTTTGTAGGCGACCCGCAGTATCACAAATTAATACGTCCGCTTTACGGTTTTTCGCAGCACGTATCGCATCATACATGACCGCTGCTGGATCCGAGCCTTCAGACTGCTTAATAACTTCACAGCCAACACGGTCTCCCCAAACTTGTAATTGATCAATCGCACCTGCACGGAACGTATCACCAGCTGCTAGTACAACCGTTTTACCTTCTGATTTTAGACGATGTGCCAATTTACCAATTGTTGTTGTTTTCCCGACACCGTTTACGCCAACAAATAAAATAACAGTTAGCTCACCATTAGGTTGCATATTTAGGTCAATTAAATCTTCTTCACCTTGCTCATAAATTTCTACAAGCTTTTCAGAAATAATTGCTTGGATACCGTTTGTATCTTTAATATTTTTACGCTGAACCTCGTAGCGTAATTTATCCATAAGCTCCATCACTGTTTCAAAGCCAACGTCTGCTTGTAATAATAAATCTTCTAGTTCTTCAAAGAAATCTTCGTCTACTTTGCGGTAACGTGCAACTAAATCATTGACCTTTGAAGTAAATGAATTTCGTGTTTTTTCAAGACCAGCTTTAAACTTTTGTGTAATGGACCAAGCAGAAGGTTTTTTTTCTGGTACTTCTTGCTCTACAACGGCGATCTCCAATACTTCTTCCTGTTTTTCTTCCTCTGCTATATCAGAAGCCTCTAAAACAGGTATGTCCTCACTTGGTGATTCCTCTAGCTTTTCTTCTACTTCTACTTCTACTTCTAAGTTAGTTGTTTCAAGCAAGGCAGGCTCAGCTGTGTCTTCAAGCTGTAAATCGGCTGACTGCTCGTCACCTGTAGTTTCTACTTTTTCTTCTTCTGTCGGATTTCCAATTAACTTATCTTTTAAACGTTTAAAAAAACTCATGCTTGTTCGCTCCTTTGCTCCGCAAGTACGGGTTCATCTTCTAATTTTACTGATACAAGTTTTGATACACCTGATTCCTGCATCGTAATGCCATACAGTACGTCAGCTCCCTCCATTGTACCTTTACGATGTGTAATGACAATAAATTGGGTATTGCGACTAAACTTCTTCAAGTATTCGCTGTATCGAACAACATTTGCCTCATCTAATGCCGCTTCTACTTCATCGAGAATACAAAACGGCACAGGTCTAATATTTAAAATGGAGAATAGTAAAGCAATCGCAGTAAGTGCACGTTCACCACCAGAAAGCAAACTTAAATTTTGTAGCTTTTTACCAGGTGGTTGTGCAACAATTTCAATGCCTGTTTCAAGCATATTGTTTGGATCTAGTAATACTAAATCCG
The genomic region above belongs to Lysinibacillus sp. FSL W8-0992 and contains:
- a CDS encoding putative DNA-binding protein encodes the protein MLLEKTTRMNFLFDFYQALLTDKQRSYMELYYLDDNSLGEIAESYGISRQAVYDNIRRTEAMLEEYEEKLCLLEKFQQRTQMLARLTAGITEKSMPVEEQLALIEQLKEWD
- the ftsY gene encoding signal recognition particle-docking protein FtsY, coding for MSFFKRLKDKLIGNPTEEEKVETTGDEQSADLQLEDTAEPALLETTNLEVEVEVEEKLEESPSEDIPVLEASDIAEEEKQEEVLEIAVVEQEVPEKKPSAWSITQKFKAGLEKTRNSFTSKVNDLVARYRKVDEDFFEELEDLLLQADVGFETVMELMDKLRYEVQRKNIKDTNGIQAIISEKLVEIYEQGEEDLIDLNMQPNGELTVILFVGVNGVGKTTTIGKLAHRLKSEGKTVVLAAGDTFRAGAIDQLQVWGDRVGCEVIKQSEGSDPAAVMYDAIRAAKNRKADVLICDTAGRLQNKVNLMNELEKVHRVISREIPNAPHEVLLALDATTGQNALVQAQTFKEVTNVTGIVLTKLDGTAKGGIVLAIRNKLHIPVKFVGLGEKMDDLQPFDAERYVYGLFAEGLDKELQNSED